The Deltaproteobacteria bacterium sequence GGAAGAGTGCGCGGAATTTCAATCCTCTAATGGCTACCGCTGGAGACACAGTGATCGCAGAAGTTGAAAAGATCGTGGATATAGGTGACCTGGATCCCGAACATGTTCACACGCCCGGCGCCTTCGTGGATCATGTGGTGGTCATTGAAAAGATAACTTCGGAGTACGGGGTTCTGAAACACCATGCCCTATAAAGAAAAAATCGCAAGGCGTGCGGCCAGGGAAATAGTGGCGGGACAGGTTATAAACCTGGGAATCGGCATTCCTACCCTTATTCCCAATTACATCTCAGATGATAAACCCGTTCTCATCCACTCCGAGAACGGCATCCTCGGCATGGGTCCCAGGTCCGAACCCGGAAAAGAGGACCGCAATCTCATCGACGCCGGGGGAAATTACGTTTCACTGATTGGAGGTGCCTCATTTTTCGATAGCGCACTTTCATTCGCTCTTGTCCGGGGGGGACGTTTGGATTTGACCTTTTTGGGCGCCTTGGAGGTTTCCGAGAGAGGGGATTTGGCTAACTGGATTATTCCCGGGAAGTTTTCTCCCGGGATAGGAGGCGGCATGGAGTTGGCTCAAAAATCCAAACGTCTCATTATCACCTCAACTCATACAAACCGAAACGGACGTCCGAAAATACTCAGGAAATGTACCCTGCCTCTCACTGCGAAGAATTGTGTGAATACCATCATCACTGAATTGGCTGTGATCGACGTGACGTCGGATGGATTGGTGCTGCGGGAAATTGCGGAGGGTACGGATTTGGATGAAGTGATTCAAAAGACTGAAGCTCCGCTGATCATCCCGCACCGTGAGCTTCCCAGATTCTAGGTGGGATAAAGGTCATGTCAATAAACAAACAAGAAAAAAAGCTCATTGAAACGGTTGATCGCCTGGGCGATGACATTCTTGATTACGCCTGTAGGCTGGTACAGGAACCCAGCACTCTCGGGAATGAAGCATCCGCCGTCAAGGTGGCAGAAGAGGAATTAAAAAAGCTTTCATTTAATCCGATCAGCGTCCCTATAGAACCGGCGGCGCTTTCGAAACATCCGGGATTTGCTCCGGTGCCCTGGGGATATGAGAACCGGAAAAATGTGGTAGCAACCCGGGAAGCGAATGGAACAGGCGGGCGAAGCCTTCTTTTCAATGGTCACCTTGATGTGGTCAGTCCTGAACCTTTGGATTTTTGGGAACAAGATCCCTTTACCCCTGTA is a genomic window containing:
- a CDS encoding 3-oxoacid CoA-transferase subunit B; protein product: MPYKEKIARRAAREIVAGQVINLGIGIPTLIPNYISDDKPVLIHSENGILGMGPRSEPGKEDRNLIDAGGNYVSLIGGASFFDSALSFALVRGGRLDLTFLGALEVSERGDLANWIIPGKFSPGIGGGMELAQKSKRLIITSTHTNRNGRPKILRKCTLPLTAKNCVNTIITELAVIDVTSDGLVLREIAEGTDLDEVIQKTEAPLIIPHRELPRF